The Ooceraea biroi isolate clonal line C1 chromosome 7, Obir_v5.4, whole genome shotgun sequence genomic sequence attaaaagtaatctttTAAATTTGGATAGAAAAGAGACATAGGGATTTAAGATTCTGAGAAGAAAATCAGAATTGATATTTTCCGGTTTAGATTATTCGCTTTCGATTTTTCTCAGACAATTTGAGTTATCTTGATCGTAGGGTACAGGCTCTAAAGAGTTGGAACAGCATGTCCTTACGGTGAATGCCGACAGTTGGACCCTTATGGATCTCAGGAACAATTTGCCGACCGGCGTTATATCTCCAGTCGACTGTACAGCATTCGAGCTACGTGTACCGGCACAGTTGAACCGACGCCGATTATATAACATACCGGGTGGCGGTTATGATCACAATCTGTGCATCAATAGCCCCAACTCCTGGTGTTACCGTTTCCACGCTCGGTAATCTTTCAACACATTGtcatactttttaaaaatttcattttatcaatTGATTGATTTTATGCATGGAAGAATTTTGCATCCTCCTTCGGGACGTTTCCTAGAAGTTTACTCGAATCATCCCGGGTTGCAAGTTTATACAGGCAATCAGTTGCCACATCCTGAACGCGTTTATCCTCCTGATCTAAAGAATTGTGATTGGGAAGGTGGAGAGAACGCCAAAATTAATTcttcaaaattggtaaatacAAAATGGGATTTTGAAATTACTAACAATATAATtccaaaaaagaaataaatttgtttaagcTAAATGAAATGAGagcgttaattaaattgaaggTTTGCTACTGCAAGCGTTATCGATTTATCGCGGCAAAAATGATCCAATGATTAATATTGATCTCCAACTTTGTTGCATTGCTTCAATACGATAAAATTCTTTAGAGTTTTAAACAGCAtctattcttatttaaaatacagttacttctaaaataaatgattaggAACATTGCATTTTGAACAGGCaaaagaaattcaaaatgCAAGAACGAAGGAAATTTATGGCAAAGGAGGCATCCCCTATCGTTGTTATGGTGGATTTGCTTTATCACCTCAGAATTATCCTGGCACTGTTAACATCGAACATTTTCCATCTTGCATACTATATCCTGGAAAAATTTATGTGCACGACATGAGCTATAAATTTGGAGTGAAGCTTTCCAACAATTAAACTCTTCctgttacaatatatttttcaaagactTTCTTGCGAGAGAGCgtatgtttttttcaaaagtaaATCTTGTTATTCAAGATTTTTGAAAgatctaaaaataaagatgACATATTTAACTGAGAGTTTATTACAAacacgataaaaaatatgaaaatgttgAGAAATTTTGAGTGAATCTCGTATGAAAAACAAACTAACaagcttttaataaattgtattcaCATCTTTATTGTACCAGTTCTCTGTTCTTTAGTAATGTACATGATCAAAATCCTTACTAATGTAGATGTCATAAGCAATCGTGTATCAgtgatacatatgtatatatatacgatattCTCTTTGAAGTCTAAGCGCAAAATGTACGGATTTTGTACATGAATTACACTCGTACCGCTTTTCGTCTCgaactgtattttataaattatataaagctACGTTTTTTATCTGCATATGAGTACACACGTGCGTTCGCCTCGCTTAAAACTACAGTTAATCTAGCGTTTGTACATTTCTAGCATATTTTATTCCTCtaatctaattattttatatttacgtaaCAATTACAGGCAGTAGATCGAGAGGGAACACTTCTGTGTTTTGCGTTATCTTACAAcgcacaaataattattatctaataattatttagataattatttagataataattatttagagaTTATTAGTGCGTTCCGTGTGTTTATCACTATTAATAGACTAATTTATGAGGGAGTTGATTACACTGACGGCATTTTGGCGTACAGATTATTCCGCGCGACTCAAcgtaaagaagaaataaatgtacaaataaatgCAAACTCGTTAATTGTCGAAAAGGTAAGGCACCCGATAGGCACATTGGCAGTGTAGAAAGATCGAAGATGTTTAAGCTGGCAGTCGTATAAAGAATCGTCATCGCTCGTAAATAGAATATTCATTATCTGGCAGTTAAATGCAATTCATGCGCGGGTGAACACAAAAAGCCGAGGCGCGTTCTTCACCATTCCGTGTTTTACATGTATCGTTGCTTCGCTCAATAGATCCCAAACTGTGCGAAATATCTCGGCCGTTGATTTTTCCATCTTTTCCCGCCTCGTACGTTGGCGTTTCCGGTGCTTTCTTTCTAATACTTCACCGCAGCTCGAAACAATCCCGCGAAATTGACTAAGAGAAAGCGTAACGCAGTGTTGGGCAGTGTCTTCTCACGCGATTCAATTATCCTTGAACTCCCGCCGACTTCATTCCGTGACTATTAGATGGACCGTGAACGTCAGCGGTTTCTCCCATTCTGTCCTCGTGATCGTCGCGTTTCTGGAACGACCGTGAATCACTATGTGAAATTCGCCGGGACTCTTCAGCCGCTGTCGGAAGTGCAAGGCGGAGATACCACGTTCCCGGAGGATCTCAAAGTGATCTCCATCGTTGCCCCGCGCGATGGTGTAATCTATGTCCTCGCCCTGTAAAATGTGATTATTGTTTATCCCGAatcgagaaatttaattatggcTATTTACTACATCGattatatactattatatactaTTAAGTTTACTACAttgattatacagggtgtaataCGAGCGATGCGAAGCGCGCTGCACTAATATCGATAAGATGTGATTCATAAAGacgatacaatttacaatttattaaataattatgatttatatttttgatacgCTTGGAATCTGTCACCACGCAGCATACGATGCTTCGCGAGATCCCGATTTATCTGTGGcgagcataattatttaataaattgtaaattgtatcgtCTTTATGAATCACATCTTATCGATATTAGTGCAGCGCGCTTCGCATCGCTCGTATTGATTTTCTGTCATCGCGGAGGCGCGCTGCACTTCACGTATGTTTTGACAGTTCctcgtgtatcgcgatttcgtgCAACATGATAAGCGATCGGTCCGCcttttctcgtcgatcgtaCTGCCGATGTCGCAGAAAGTCGAACGGTAACGCGTGAAAATCTTGGTGTACACGTATGTGGAAGTGCGTTTAACGAGACATACGCGGATAAATGGATCGAACGCGGAGCGAGTGATTTCGCCAGCAAGGTCTTCGGATTTGACCCTGAAGAGTGAACAGTGCTTACAGGAACAGGATACAGTGCTTGCAGGACATTGTGCAGTGAATAGAAACACGcagtgaacagccgcgaaaaattaatatcaaattgaagtgtgcgcgatgcgcggggccCCTTCGACCTACCGTcattgaacgcgggaaaattctgcacaaggataggataactacaacccttcgtagcgccgaaactacgccaccctcgacattttgcaagaggaactatCGTCTCGGAATGACGTCAGGAATCTACCCTGAATCGGTGATTCGgtaagtctgggacaccctgtatactatTAAGTGAATTTAGTGGACTCagataagaatataaaataatgaataataaaaataaactaataaaaatataaaagatcaATAATAcaaaactatatttttcataatttctgATCTAAGGTAATctgatttgaaat encodes the following:
- the LOC105279929 gene encoding aldose 1-epimerase, giving the protein MSFGDTLIEEDGFGFVPRSRNAAFGKSCEIVRRYTMINKHQAIVRLISWGASIQSIKIPNRDGKLADVVLGFDDLDGYLKNRYMGSIIGRVAGRISGGLDNAVGPLSINEAVEKGRLNSSTVAFDNINWQSQIVNNRVVMSHLSRANSEGYSGDVLTQVNYTWTDDNQLHINIRATTTMPTPINVTNYCLFNLAGHGTGSKELEQHVLTVNADSWTLMDLRNNLPTGVISPVDCTAFELRVPAQLNRRRLYNIPGGGYDHNLCINSPNSWCYRFHARILHPPSGRFLEVYSNHPGLQVYTGNQLPHPERVYPPDLKNCDWEGGENAKINSSKLAKEIQNARTKEIYGKGGIPYRCYGGFALSPQNYPGTVNIEHFPSCILYPGKIYVHDMSYKFGVKLSNN